A genome region from Chelonia mydas isolate rCheMyd1 chromosome 24, rCheMyd1.pri.v2, whole genome shotgun sequence includes the following:
- the SHC1 gene encoding LOW QUALITY PROTEIN: SHC-transforming protein 1 (The sequence of the model RefSeq protein was modified relative to this genomic sequence to represent the inferred CDS: deleted 1 base in 1 codon; substituted 1 base at 1 genomic stop codon): MDLLQKSKYSHLRNESVSSLEETVAGAGSLGSPVESLVPSSLSSSSLSPMLPIGELSSESEDSPTTLCSFFPKMANLKLSYPANLLGLRGFSAVSMKEAGSLGEPGAALAAAGAPSPDSAGPVAVCPQDMNKLSCGKKTRVEGGQLGGDEWTRHGSFVNKPTRGWLHPDDKVMGPGVSYLVRYMGCVEVLQSMRALDFNTRTQVTREAISLVCEAVPSAKGAVRRRKPCGRSLNSILGKSNLKFAGMPITLTISTSSLNLMASDCKQIIANHHMQSISFASGGGPGEXETAEYVAYVAKDPVNQRACHILECPEGLAQDVISTIGQAFELRFKQYLKNPPKLVTPHDRMAGFDGSAWDEEEEEPSDHQYYNDFPGKEPPLGGVVDMRLRDGASATQTPSHLGATLPVGQMSSAEHEPRKQHPPAQGRDKYPPGTGPAIRTDLFDDPSYVNVQNLDRSRQASATSIPGTANGSAQRDLFDMKPFEDALRVPPAVPVGLPPAQLLASMEEQLRREPWYHGKMSRKEAEKLLKVNGDFLVRESTTTPGQYVLTGLQGGQPKHLLLVDPEGVVRTKDHRFESVSHLISYHMDNHLPIISAGSELCLQQPVERRL; the protein is encoded by the exons aTGGATCTGCTGCAGAAGAGTAAATACAGCCACCTCCGGAACGAGTCGGTCTCCTCCCTGGAGGAGACAGTGGCTGGCGCAGGGTCCCTGGGGTCCCCAGTGGAGTCCCTCGTGCCCAGTTCCCTGTCgtcctcctccctcagccccatgCTGCCCATCGGGGAGCTCTCGTCGGAGTCCGAGGACAGCCCCACCACCCTGTGCTCCTTCTTCCCCAAAATGGCCAACCTGAAGCTCTCCTACCCCGCCAACCTGCTCGGCCTGCGGGGCTTCTCGGCTGTCAGCATGAAGGAGGCGGGGAGCCTCGGGGAGCCGGGTGCGGCGCTGGCTGCGGCGGGCGCCCCCAGCCCCGATTCAGCGGGGCCTGTCGCTGTCTGTCCCCAGGATATGAACAAGCTGAGCTGCGGGAAGAAGACGCGGGTGGAAGGCGGCCAGCTGGGGGGCGACGAATGGACCCGCCACGGCAGCTTCGTCAATAAGCCCACCCGCGGCTGGCTGCACCCCGACGACAAGGTCATGGGCCCCGGCGTCTCCTACCTCGTCAGG TACATGGGCTGCGTGGAAGTTCTCCAGTCCATGCGGGCGCTGGATTTCAACACCAGGACGCAGGTCACCAG GGAGGCGATCAGCCTGGTGTGCGAGGCGGTGCCCAGTGCCAAAGGAGCCGTCCGGAGGAGGAAG CCCTGCGGCCGCTCGCTGAACTCCATCCTGGGCAAGAGCAACCTCAAGTTTGCCGGCATGCCCATCACCCTCACCATCTCCACCAGCAGCCTCAACCTCATGGCGTCCGACTGCAAACAG atCATCGCCAACCATCACATGCAGTCCATCTCCTTCGCCTCGGGGGGGGGACCCGGTGAGTGA GAAACTGCCGAGTACGTCGCCTATGTTGCCAAAGACCCCGTCAATCAGAGAG cctgccaTATCCTGGAGTGCCCCGAGGGCCTGGCGCAGGACGTCATCAGCACCATTGGGCAGGCCTTCGAGCTGCGCTTCAAGCAGTACTTGAAAAACCCCCCAAAGCTCGTAACGCCCCATGACAG GATGGCCGGGTTCGACGGCTCGGCCTgggacgaggaggaggaagagccgtCGGACCACCAGTACTACAATGACTTCCCCGGCAAAGAG CCCCCCCTCGGGGGCGTGGTGGACATGCGGCTGCGTGACGGTGCCAGCGCGACGCAGACGCCCAGTCACCTGGGGGCAACGCTG cctgtgggccagatgtCCAGCGCAGAGCACGAGCCCCGGAAGCAGCACCCTCCTGCCCAAG gaAGGGATAAATACCCCCCCGGCACCGGCCCAGCCATTCGCACCGATCTGTTTGACGACCCATCCTATGTCAACGTGCAGAACCTGGACAGGTCGCGCCAGGCCTCTGCCACCAGCATCCCGGGCACGGCCAACGGCAGTGCCCAGCGAGACCTCTTCGAcatga AGCCCTTTGAGGACGCCCTGCGCGTCCCGCCCGCGGTGCCGGTGGGGCTGCCGCCGGCCCAGCTCCTGGCCTCCATGGAGGAACAGCTGCGGCGGGAGCCCTGGTACCACGGGAAGATGAGCCGCAAGGAGGCAGAGAAGCTGCTGAAGGTGAACGGGGACTTCCTGGTGCGGGAGAGCACCACCACACCGGGCCAGTACGTGTTGACCGGGCTGCAGGGCGGGCAGCCCAAGCACCTGCTGCTGGTCGACCCCGAGGGAGTG GTGCGGACGAAGGATCATCGCTTTGAGAGCGTCAGTCACCTGATCAGCTACCACATGGACAATCACCTGCCCATCATCTCAGCGGGCAGCGAGCTGTGCCTGCAGCAGCCTGTGGAGAGGAGACTGTGA